The following DNA comes from Nicotiana sylvestris chromosome 10, ASM39365v2, whole genome shotgun sequence.
aactggacagtgctgaagtctaacatatgggatggatcgccgtgatacttccgaagcatggacacatgaaacactagatgcatcGCTGAAAACCCGGTGGCAACGGAAGCTCGTAAGCCACTTCACCCACTTTCCAAAGGATCTTAAAAGGCCTagtgaacctagggcttaactttcccttcttcccaaatctcatcacgatCCTTCATGGGCGACATCCGAGGCAACACTCGCtgtccgaccatgaatgccacatcgcaAACCTTATGGTTGCCATACCTCTTtttcctagactgagctgtacgaagtctatcttgAATGATCTTAATCTTATCCAAGGCATCATGCAATAAATTTGTacctaacaaccgagcctctaccgactcaaaccatccaaccggtgaccggtactgtctaccatataatgcctcatagggagcatCTAGATGTttgactaataactgttgttgtaggaaaattcGGTTAATGGATATAACggatcccaagaaactccaaagtcgataacacatgctcggagcatatacTTCAAAATCTGAAttgtacgctcggactgtccgtctttctgaggatgaaatgttgtgctcaactcaacccatgtacccaactcacgctgtacTGGCCTCCAAAAATGCAAGGTAAAAtgcgtacctcggtcagaaatggaagacacgggcacaccatgaagatgaacaatctcccagatatagatctcagccaactgctccgaagaataggGAACTGCTATCGGAATGAAATGCACTAACTTGGTCAGcttatccacaataacccatactgcattgaacttcctctgagtccatgggagtccaacaatgaaatccatagtgatacgctcccacttccactcaaaaatctcaatcttctgaagcaaaccaccaagtctctgatgctcgtactttacctgctgacaattcaaacaccgagctacatatgtaGCAATATCCTTATTCATCTTcttctaccaataatgctgccgcaagtcttGATACAACTTAGTGGCACTCGGATGAATACAGTACCGGGAACTATGCACCTCCtatagaatcaactcacaaagtctatccacattaggcacacaagcACGACCCTATATCCTCAAAACCTCATCATCTCCAACCGTAACCTGATTGGAACCACCATgttgcactgtgtctctaaggacaagcaaatgaggatcatcatactaccaatctctaatacgctcaaataatgaagaacaagcgaCTGTGCAAGTAGAACatggctaggctcagaaacatccaacctcacgaactgattgactAAAGCCTAAAtgtccaaagcaagcagtctctcaccgactggaatatacacaaggttgcccatactagctgacttcctactcaaagcatcggccattacattggccttcctaggatgatacaagatggtgatatcatagtctttcaatagctccaaaaacctccactgcctcaaatcccatactagctgacttcctactcaaagcatcggccactacattggccttcccaagatgatacaagatggtgatatcatagtctttcaatagctccaaaaACCTCcattgcctcaaatttagctccttctacttgaacaaatactgcaaactcttatgatctaCGAACACCTCACAcaacacgccatataaataatgcctccaaatcttcattgcgtgaacaatggctgctagctccaaatcatgcactgaataattcttctcatggatcttcagtTAATGCGAAGCATATACAATAACCTTACCAttttgcatcaacaccgcaccaagtccaatacgcaATGCAccacaatatactatatatggccctgaacctgtaggcaataccaacactggtGCCATAGTCAAGGTTATCTTGAActtatgaaagctcgcctcacactcgtccggaCACCTAAACTGGGCGcatttctgggtcaacctggtcatcggggctgctatagatgaaaatccctccaaaaatcgatggtaataacctgccaaacccaagaaactccggatctatatagctgatgtgggtctaggccagtcctttgactgcctcaatcttattaggatccacctaaataccatCTGCTGATAAAGCATGACCCAATAATGCAACTGAActaaaccaaaactcacatttcgagaacgtAGCATATAGCTGGCTGTCCCTCAGAGTCTGG
Coding sequences within:
- the LOC138879922 gene encoding uncharacterized protein → MDFIVGLPWTQRKFNAVWVIVDKLTKLVHFIPIAVPYSSEQLAEIYIWEIVHLHGVPVSSISDRERRTVRAYNSDFEVYAPSMCYRLWSFLGSVISINRIFLQQQLLVKHLDAPYEALYGRQYRSPVGWFESVEARLLGTNLLHDALDKIKIIQDRLRTAQSRKKRYGNHKVCDVAFMVGQRVLPRMSPMKDRDEIWEEGKVKP